A DNA window from Enterobacter asburiae contains the following coding sequences:
- a CDS encoding ABC transporter permease has protein sequence MTFWSIVRQRCWGLILVVAGVCIITFIISHLIPGDPARLLAGDRASDEIVQNIRQQLGLDQPLYVQFGRYVDALAHGDLGTSIRTGRPVAEDLKAFFPATLELAFCSLLLALVIGVPLGILSAVYRNRWLDHLVRLMAMTGISTPAFWLGLGVIVLFYGNLQILPGGGRLDDWLDPPTQVTGFYLLDALLEGNGEVFFNALQHLILPSLTLAFVHLGIVARQVRSAMLEQLSEDYIRTARASGLPGWYIVLRYALPNAMIPSITVLGLALGDLLYGAVLTETVFAWPGMGAWVVTSIQALDFPAVMGFAVVVSLAYVLVNLVVDLLYLWIDPRIGRGGAE, from the coding sequence ATGACGTTCTGGAGCATAGTGCGCCAGCGCTGCTGGGGGTTAATCCTGGTGGTGGCCGGTGTCTGTATTATCACCTTTATTATTTCACACCTGATCCCCGGCGATCCGGCCCGTCTGCTGGCCGGCGACCGCGCCAGCGACGAAATCGTGCAGAACATCCGCCAGCAGCTAGGGCTGGACCAGCCCCTGTATGTTCAGTTTGGCCGCTACGTGGACGCTCTGGCGCACGGTGATTTAGGCACGTCCATCCGCACCGGACGCCCGGTCGCGGAAGACCTGAAGGCCTTTTTCCCCGCCACGCTGGAGCTGGCCTTTTGTTCTCTGCTGCTGGCGCTGGTCATCGGCGTGCCGCTGGGGATTTTATCGGCGGTGTACCGCAACCGCTGGCTGGATCACCTGGTGCGTTTAATGGCGATGACCGGGATCTCCACGCCGGCCTTCTGGCTTGGGCTGGGCGTCATTGTGCTGTTCTACGGGAACCTGCAGATCCTGCCGGGCGGCGGCAGGCTGGACGACTGGCTCGATCCGCCGACGCAGGTCACCGGCTTTTATCTGCTGGACGCGCTGCTGGAGGGCAACGGTGAGGTCTTTTTCAACGCGCTTCAGCACCTGATTTTACCCTCGCTGACGCTGGCGTTTGTTCACCTGGGGATCGTGGCGCGCCAGGTTCGCTCGGCGATGCTGGAGCAGCTTAGCGAGGATTACATCCGCACCGCGCGCGCCAGCGGCCTGCCCGGCTGGTACATCGTCCTGCGCTACGCCCTGCCGAACGCGATGATCCCGTCCATTACCGTGCTCGGGCTGGCGCTGGGCGATCTGCTCTACGGCGCCGTGCTGACCGAAACCGTCTTTGCCTGGCCGGGCATGGGCGCCTGGGTGGTGACATCCATTCAGGCGCTCGATTTCCCTGCCGTAATGGGCTTTGCCGTCGTCGTTTCGCTGGCCTACGTGCTGGTTAATCTGGTGGTCGATCTGCTTTACCTGTGGATTGACCCGCGAATCGGGCGCGGAGGTGCCGAATGA
- a CDS encoding ABC transporter substrate-binding protein, which yields MKTSLVSTLIAATLALSAPLALAAVPKDMLAIGKAADPQTLDPAITIDNNDWTVTYPSYQRLVKYKPGSTEVEGDLSTGWKASEDQKEWTFTLADNAKFSDGTPVTAEAVKLSFERLLKLGQGPSEAFPKDLKIDAVDDHTVKFTLSQPFAPFLYTLANDGASIINPAVLKANAADDARGFLAQNTAGSGPFMLKSWQKGQQLILVPNPHWQGEKPHFKRVSVKIIGESASRRLQLSRGDLDIADSLPVDQLAALKQEGKVAVAEYPSLRVTYLYLNNSKAPLNQVDLRRAISWATDYQGMVKGILSGNGKQMRGPIPEGMWGFDATAMQYSFDEAKAKAALEKVKDKPASLTFLYSDNDPNWEPIALSTQASLGKIGISVKLEKLANATMRDRVGKGDYDIAIGNWSPDFADPYMFMNYWFESDKKGLPGNRSFYENKEVDSLLQAALKTTDQAERTKDYQQAQKVVIDEAAYVYLFQKNYQLAMNKEVKGFTFNPMLEQVFNIATMSK from the coding sequence ATGAAAACATCGCTTGTCTCGACCCTGATCGCCGCCACGCTGGCCCTGAGCGCCCCGCTGGCGCTGGCTGCCGTTCCGAAAGACATGCTGGCGATCGGTAAAGCCGCCGACCCGCAAACGCTCGATCCTGCCATCACTATTGATAACAATGACTGGACCGTCACCTATCCGTCCTACCAGCGTCTGGTCAAGTACAAGCCGGGCTCTACCGAGGTGGAAGGCGATCTGTCGACGGGCTGGAAGGCGTCTGAAGACCAGAAAGAGTGGACCTTTACCCTGGCGGATAACGCGAAATTTTCCGACGGCACGCCGGTCACCGCCGAGGCGGTAAAGCTCTCCTTTGAGCGCCTGCTGAAGCTCGGCCAGGGGCCGTCTGAAGCCTTCCCGAAAGACCTGAAAATTGATGCCGTCGATGACCATACGGTGAAGTTCACCCTCAGCCAGCCGTTCGCGCCGTTCCTCTACACGCTGGCAAACGACGGGGCGTCCATCATTAACCCGGCGGTGCTGAAGGCCAACGCGGCAGACGATGCTCGCGGTTTTCTGGCGCAAAACACCGCCGGTTCCGGGCCGTTTATGCTGAAAAGCTGGCAGAAAGGCCAGCAGCTGATCCTGGTGCCTAACCCCCACTGGCAGGGTGAAAAGCCGCACTTTAAGCGCGTATCGGTGAAAATTATCGGTGAGAGCGCCTCGCGCCGACTGCAGCTTTCCCGCGGCGATCTGGACATTGCCGACTCCCTGCCGGTCGATCAGCTTGCGGCCCTGAAGCAGGAAGGTAAAGTCGCCGTCGCGGAATACCCGTCCCTGCGCGTGACTTACCTCTATCTCAACAACAGCAAAGCGCCGCTCAATCAGGTGGATTTACGCCGGGCCATCTCCTGGGCGACGGATTACCAGGGGATGGTGAAAGGCATTCTGAGCGGCAACGGCAAGCAGATGCGCGGCCCGATCCCGGAAGGCATGTGGGGCTTTGACGCCACGGCAATGCAGTACAGCTTTGACGAGGCCAAAGCTAAAGCCGCGCTGGAGAAGGTCAAAGACAAACCCGCCAGCCTGACCTTCCTCTACTCGGACAACGATCCGAACTGGGAGCCTATCGCCCTCTCCACTCAGGCCAGCCTCGGCAAGATCGGCATTAGCGTCAAGCTGGAAAAACTGGCCAACGCCACCATGCGCGACCGCGTCGGAAAAGGCGATTACGACATTGCCATCGGCAACTGGAGCCCGGACTTTGCCGACCCGTACATGTTCATGAACTACTGGTTCGAATCGGACAAAAAAGGGCTGCCGGGCAACCGCTCGTTCTATGAGAACAAAGAGGTTGATTCGCTGCTGCAGGCCGCGCTGAAAACCACCGACCAGGCGGAACGCACCAAAGATTACCAGCAGGCGCAAAAGGTGGTTATCGACGAGGCGGCCTACGTTTATCTGTTCCAGAAAAATTACCAGCTGGCGATGAACAAAGAGGTCAAAGGCTTCACCTTTAATCCGATGCTCGAGCAGGTGTTCAACATCGCCACCATGAGCAAATAA
- the ddpX gene encoding D-alanyl-D-alanine dipeptidase has product MPEESELIDVAKTFLTLHIDLKYATADNITGRPIYQEALCLLHTDAATALAKAISIAALAGLKLVVYDAYRPQQAQAQLWDACPNPEYVVDVAIGSNHSRGTAIDVTLMDEHNAVLDMGAGFDEMHDRSHPYHPSVPPHAQRNRLLLNAIMFGGGFVGISSEWWHFELPNAASYPLLDDRFACFPLTHTSL; this is encoded by the coding sequence ATGCCCGAAGAGAGTGAACTGATTGATGTGGCGAAGACGTTTCTCACGCTGCATATCGATCTGAAGTACGCCACCGCCGACAACATCACCGGCCGTCCGATCTATCAGGAGGCGCTATGCCTGCTGCATACCGACGCGGCCACCGCGCTGGCAAAAGCCATTAGCATTGCCGCGCTGGCCGGGCTGAAGCTGGTGGTCTACGACGCCTATCGGCCGCAGCAGGCGCAGGCCCAGCTGTGGGATGCCTGCCCGAACCCGGAATACGTGGTCGACGTGGCGATTGGCTCCAATCACAGCCGCGGTACGGCCATCGACGTCACCCTGATGGATGAACATAACGCCGTGCTGGATATGGGGGCCGGTTTTGACGAAATGCACGACCGCTCGCATCCGTATCACCCTTCCGTGCCGCCGCACGCCCAGCGCAACCGTCTGCTGTTGAACGCCATCATGTTCGGCGGTGGTTTTGTGGGTATCAGCAGCGAATGGTGGCACTTCGAACTGCCGAACGCCGCCAGCTATCCGCTGCTTGACGACCGTTTTGCCTGTTTTCCCCTGACGCACACTTCTCTTTAA
- a CDS encoding MurR/RpiR family transcriptional regulator, with translation MTTKPEMLSRIEATFSQLTPSEKRVGSWLLAHAAQIPFETAESIGQASGTSGITVGRFLRKLGYRNLEDVKKSLRDPYQPWGMNERLDSWQQQRPLSSRLQHALSLEVDAIMQVYQLAQTDAFRQVVHNLAHADAVFVLGIQSTRGIANAFFSHLEYLRPRVSYSEGASGSWVESLNSGFSHPYVVLTDTRTYSAMARQYCRVASEKGIPLALITDIWCPWARDYPMDLLQVKTDTGHFWDSLAPVSCLFNLLLSGVVEVLGEALPARLAVNRQLQQEFGQFER, from the coding sequence ATGACGACGAAACCCGAGATGTTGAGCCGTATCGAAGCGACGTTCAGCCAGCTCACGCCCAGCGAAAAGCGGGTCGGAAGCTGGCTGCTGGCGCACGCCGCGCAAATCCCGTTTGAAACGGCGGAGAGCATCGGTCAGGCGAGCGGGACCAGCGGAATTACCGTCGGACGCTTCCTGCGCAAGCTGGGGTATCGCAACCTGGAAGATGTCAAAAAGAGCCTGCGCGATCCGTATCAGCCCTGGGGTATGAACGAGCGGCTGGACTCCTGGCAGCAGCAGCGCCCCCTTTCCAGCCGCCTTCAGCATGCCCTGTCGCTGGAAGTGGATGCCATCATGCAGGTGTACCAACTGGCGCAAACGGACGCCTTCCGTCAGGTGGTGCACAACCTCGCCCACGCCGACGCGGTGTTCGTGCTGGGGATCCAGTCCACGCGCGGGATTGCCAACGCCTTCTTCAGCCACCTCGAGTACCTCCGCCCGCGCGTGAGCTATTCGGAGGGCGCTTCCGGCAGCTGGGTGGAATCCCTCAACTCGGGGTTTTCGCACCCGTACGTCGTGCTGACCGATACGCGCACCTACTCCGCGATGGCCCGCCAGTACTGCCGCGTCGCCAGCGAGAAAGGCATTCCGCTGGCCTTAATCACCGACATCTGGTGCCCGTGGGCGCGGGATTACCCGATGGATTTACTGCAGGTGAAAACCGATACCGGTCACTTCTGGGATTCACTTGCCCCCGTGAGCTGTCTGTTCAACCTGCTGCTGTCGGGCGTGGTGGAGGTGCTGGGTGAGGCGCTCCCGGCGCGTCTGGCGGTAAACCGGCAATTACAACAAGAGTTTGGTCAATTCGAACGCTAA
- a CDS encoding alpha/beta hydrolase, with amino-acid sequence MVNLPWRVSVRLMALAKKIGMVVGIVLIVLLAVRVYLSQQGPELHLWHTWRADEMSVREMDNADFARYIARENAIFADLYRAVTAKTEGEERTPLNRYYRQSLVWPGQFTPDANRSFVLMPAGKPRGAVVLLHGLTDSPYSVRRLAVNYQQHGFVAVVPRLPGHGTAPGALTDVDWEMWLAATRLAVREATRLAGEGAPLHLVGYSNGGALAMKYALDALDAPALRKPQQVILLSPMIGVTAFARFAGFAGLPALLPAFAKAAWLNISPEYNPYKYNSFPVNAARQSWLLTKALQEQIGREARENRLANLPPILAFQSVMDSTVSTRAVVTGLFDQLSANGSELVVFDINQAASFRPLFKPSSWTATSALLPVAQRRYGVTIITNADAHSFSTVAKITPAGSTRETVVPLAQSWPQDVYSLSHVAVPFPPDDDLYGREPRVKNRYGISLGTIALWGETSVLSVGKEALMRVTSNPFYDYMQGRIDSRIGSGEK; translated from the coding sequence ATGGTAAATCTGCCCTGGCGAGTCAGCGTGCGCCTGATGGCGCTTGCAAAGAAAATAGGGATGGTCGTCGGGATCGTACTGATCGTCCTGCTGGCGGTGCGGGTGTATCTCTCGCAGCAGGGACCGGAACTGCACCTGTGGCATACCTGGCGGGCCGATGAGATGTCCGTGCGCGAGATGGATAACGCCGATTTTGCCCGGTATATCGCCCGGGAAAACGCCATTTTCGCCGATCTTTATCGCGCGGTGACGGCGAAAACAGAGGGCGAGGAACGTACGCCGTTAAACCGCTATTATCGCCAGAGCCTGGTGTGGCCGGGACAGTTTACGCCCGATGCCAACCGCTCCTTTGTGCTGATGCCTGCCGGAAAGCCGCGCGGCGCGGTAGTGCTGCTGCACGGTCTGACGGACTCGCCTTACAGCGTCCGGCGGCTTGCCGTGAACTATCAACAGCACGGCTTTGTAGCCGTGGTGCCGCGCCTGCCCGGGCACGGCACCGCGCCCGGCGCGCTGACGGACGTCGACTGGGAGATGTGGCTCGCGGCAACGCGTCTTGCGGTGCGGGAAGCCACGCGTCTGGCGGGCGAGGGTGCGCCTTTGCATCTGGTGGGTTACTCCAACGGCGGGGCGCTGGCGATGAAATATGCCCTCGATGCGCTGGACGCGCCTGCGCTGCGTAAACCGCAGCAGGTGATACTGCTCTCACCGATGATCGGCGTGACGGCCTTTGCGCGCTTTGCCGGTTTCGCCGGGTTACCGGCGCTGCTGCCGGCGTTTGCCAAAGCGGCGTGGCTGAATATCTCTCCGGAATATAACCCGTACAAATATAACTCGTTCCCGGTGAACGCCGCCCGCCAGTCATGGCTTTTGACGAAGGCCCTGCAGGAGCAAATTGGCCGCGAGGCGCGGGAGAACAGGCTGGCGAATTTGCCGCCGATCCTGGCGTTCCAGTCGGTCATGGATTCCACGGTCAGCACCCGCGCGGTGGTGACCGGCCTGTTTGACCAGCTTTCGGCAAACGGCAGCGAGCTGGTGGTGTTTGACATCAACCAGGCGGCGAGCTTCCGCCCGCTGTTCAAACCGTCGTCGTGGACGGCAACCTCGGCGCTGCTGCCGGTTGCGCAGAGGCGTTACGGTGTCACCATTATTACCAATGCGGACGCACACAGCTTCTCGACGGTGGCGAAAATCACTCCGGCAGGCAGCACCCGGGAGACGGTCGTGCCGCTTGCGCAGTCCTGGCCGCAGGATGTCTATTCCCTGTCGCACGTTGCGGTGCCGTTCCCGCCGGATGACGATCTCTATGGCCGTGAGCCTCGGGTGAAAAACCGCTACGGTATCAGCCTGGGGACGATTGCGCTCTGGGGCGAAACCTCCGTGTTGAGCGTCGGGAAAGAGGCGCTTATGCGGGTCACCTCGAATCCGTTTTACGACTACATGCAGGGGCGGATAGACAGCCGAATTGGCAGCGGGGAAAAGTAA
- a CDS encoding diguanylate phosphodiesterase, translating to MLTTLIYRSQLNLSRPSTELRELVERARIRNASLNITGVLLAKGSDVLQILEGSEESVLKLFHKIRDDKRHSGVVELMRDYGPRRRFENVGMLLFDLQTQSPKEVLQSVLNYSKLDSYLTSDDRVFKFIQTFITGKRPALSGARYVPEKWTLSPEVLPFGEHLGLMANQTCQFALQPIVEPSEGKISSLEALIRGNEGGSPEHFFSALDPDKIYEVDLQTKAYAFALAEKLGIGSHKIAVNLLPMSLVNVPNAVEFLVSEIKKHGLQPEQVVIEVTENEMISGFNQFNSAIKQLRGEGIGLAIDDFGSGYAGLSLLTRFQPDKIKIDREIVSDIHLSGPKQAIVRSIVSCCSDLEITLVAEGIEKIEEWCWLESAGIRRFQGFLFARPQLNGVGDIHWPHLVR from the coding sequence GTGCTGACGACTCTGATTTACCGAAGCCAGTTGAATTTATCCCGCCCCTCCACCGAGCTGCGGGAACTGGTGGAGCGCGCCCGGATCCGCAATGCCAGTCTGAATATCACCGGGGTTCTGCTCGCAAAAGGCAGCGACGTGCTGCAAATACTCGAAGGGTCGGAAGAGAGCGTGCTTAAGCTGTTCCATAAAATCCGTGACGACAAGCGGCACAGTGGAGTGGTAGAGCTGATGCGGGACTATGGCCCGCGCAGGCGCTTCGAAAACGTCGGTATGCTGCTGTTCGATCTGCAGACGCAGTCACCGAAAGAGGTGCTGCAGTCGGTTCTGAATTACAGCAAGCTGGACAGCTATCTCACATCCGATGACCGGGTGTTCAAATTTATCCAGACGTTTATCACGGGTAAACGTCCGGCCCTGTCGGGTGCACGCTACGTACCTGAAAAATGGACGCTTTCACCCGAGGTGTTGCCCTTTGGCGAACACCTGGGGCTGATGGCCAACCAAACCTGTCAGTTTGCGCTCCAGCCCATTGTTGAGCCCTCGGAAGGGAAGATCAGTTCGCTTGAAGCCCTTATTCGCGGCAACGAAGGCGGCAGCCCGGAGCATTTCTTCAGCGCCCTCGACCCGGACAAAATCTACGAAGTCGATCTCCAGACGAAGGCGTATGCCTTTGCTCTCGCGGAAAAGCTGGGCATTGGCAGCCATAAGATTGCGGTAAACCTGCTGCCGATGTCGCTGGTGAATGTTCCCAACGCCGTGGAATTCCTGGTCAGCGAGATAAAAAAACATGGGCTGCAGCCGGAGCAGGTAGTCATTGAAGTGACGGAAAACGAGATGATCTCCGGCTTCAACCAGTTCAATAGCGCCATCAAGCAACTTCGCGGTGAGGGGATTGGCCTGGCGATCGATGATTTCGGTTCCGGCTATGCCGGTCTTTCGCTGCTGACTCGCTTCCAGCCGGACAAAATTAAGATCGACCGGGAGATAGTTAGCGATATCCACCTCAGCGGCCCGAAGCAGGCGATTGTGCGCTCCATCGTCAGCTGTTGCTCCGATCTCGAAATTACCCTGGTGGCCGAAGGAATCGAGAAGATAGAGGAGTGGTGCTGGCTCGAGTCTGCCGGGATCCGGCGTTTCCAGGGCTTTCTGTTTGCCCGTCCGCAGCTTAATGGCGTCGGTGATATTCACTGGCCGCATCTGGTGCGTTAG
- a CDS encoding aminoimidazole riboside kinase, with protein sequence MKKIWVLGDAVVDLLPDGEGRLLQCPGGAPANVAVGIARLGGQSAFIGRVGDDPFGRFMAKTLADEKVDVKSMRLDPAHRTSTVVVDLDDQGERSFTFMVRPSADLFLETADLPTFSAGEWLHVCSIALSAEPSRSATFEAMAAIREAGGYVSFDPNIRPDLWPDENALRRCLEQALQSADVVKLSVEELAFLTGNVEVNVGLDALMARCPARLVLVTQGKEGVIAWHDGTVKHYPATPVECVDTTGAGDAFVAGLLYGLAAGQDLTPVIALAQRCGALATTAKGAMTALPWQHDL encoded by the coding sequence ATGAAAAAAATCTGGGTACTTGGCGATGCGGTGGTGGATTTGCTGCCCGATGGAGAAGGCAGATTGCTGCAGTGTCCCGGCGGCGCACCGGCAAACGTTGCGGTCGGTATTGCCCGGCTGGGCGGCCAGAGCGCCTTTATCGGCAGGGTTGGCGACGATCCCTTCGGGCGCTTTATGGCGAAAACTCTCGCTGACGAAAAGGTTGACGTGAAGTCTATGCGCCTTGACCCGGCGCACCGCACCTCAACGGTGGTGGTCGATCTGGATGACCAGGGCGAACGCTCGTTTACCTTTATGGTGCGCCCGAGCGCCGATCTGTTTCTCGAAACCGCCGATCTGCCGACGTTCAGCGCGGGGGAATGGCTACACGTCTGTTCCATCGCATTAAGCGCAGAGCCGAGCCGTTCTGCGACGTTTGAGGCGATGGCCGCTATTCGCGAGGCGGGCGGTTACGTCAGCTTCGACCCCAATATTCGCCCGGATCTCTGGCCGGATGAGAACGCGCTGCGCCGCTGCCTGGAACAGGCCCTGCAGAGCGCCGACGTGGTGAAACTCTCCGTCGAAGAGCTGGCGTTTTTAACCGGAAATGTCGAGGTAAACGTCGGCCTGGACGCGCTGATGGCGCGCTGCCCGGCGCGTCTGGTGCTGGTCACCCAGGGAAAAGAGGGGGTGATCGCCTGGCATGACGGCACCGTGAAGCACTATCCGGCAACGCCCGTCGAGTGTGTCGATACCACCGGCGCGGGCGATGCCTTTGTGGCGGGGCTGCTCTACGGGCTGGCCGCCGGGCAGGATCTGACGCCGGTCATCGCCTTAGCCCAGCGCTGCGGCGCATTAGCCACCACGGCCAAAGGGGCAATGACCGCATTGCCGTGGCAGCACGATCTGTAA